GTTCTTCGTTACTTGTACCATTAATATCCTCACTTCCATTGGTTCCATTCTCCGTGGCATAAGTCCTGGTCCATAGGGCTGCAGTTTCGTCAAAAGATTTTTTGTCACTCAGGTAATGCTTTGCAACTTGGGCATCTTGTGGATCATTCGGTTCAGGAGACTGTAGTAAAGCTTGAAGGGAAATCAAAGCAGACTTCAACGTAATGACAGGTGTCCAtgcatttttcaatatgtCAAGACAGATTGCACCTGTCACtgatgaaatatttggatgGTATACCTTAGTATCGAACTTCATTTGAGGTGGTTTGTAAGGATACTCCACTGGAATATTGATGTCAACAATAAACTTTCCTCCTTCATATGGTGTACCTCTTGGGCCAATGAATGACCCTTTCATGTGGTGTATATCAGATTCATTAACGAACCGTAGTTCAATTTGAGCTTCTGGGTCTTCTTTAACCGCTTGAATCTCTTTTAAAATTCTCTTAGACCTTAGCATGTTTGAAAGTGAACTAAATCTTTTCTGGGCGCAACCTCgataaagataaaaatgCCTCTGATTCAAGTTTGCACTTTATAAGGCTATCTATTCCTATTTGTAACGCTAAAAATTCTGCTAGAACACTTGGCGCTTGTTTAATCTTTTCATGTAAGGCTTGTATCAAGTTTAGAGGGCCGAATATAAAATCATGTCTAATACGCCATCTTTAAACAGaaaaacatatatataggtaTAAAAGTGGGAGGGTAACTAAAGGCGTTATAAGAATACATGTATATTTATGGAGTTTCTGTAGACTGTAGTATGTACTTCTATGAAGAACAATAAATCTGTGTCAGATATcatgttgatgatgatgctGGTGGAACagtttcatcatcttgtTCTGCAAAGTGTAGGAAAGAATGGTCACCCATCTTTCTTGGAGTCACTACCAACTTGATGACAAAAATTACTGCAAACATGATTGCGACAGCTGCTACAATTAGGTAGACTATACCTAGAGACATGTTTCTACCACCCACTATACTGTTTGTCGTGAGGATATAGGATTTGGATCCACCAAATATTTGTACTGGATAATTTAGGCCAATGCTTGTTTCGTAAATTCCCTTTTTTAGGGTTccattttcgttttttgCAGCTAGTTTGTAGAACTTTGGTAGACCTGCCGTTCTCATCCACACTTGAAGTTCTTCCCACTTGGAAATATCTGGGAGGTTTTCCTCGGTGTATCCGTCGGGGAATCTCTTGCGCCAGTTTGGAGGAGGTACGATATCTGACGCCTTATACTTCGTCTTCTTGTATCTCTTACGGTCCGTGCTCCAGGCTATCTTCTTGTTAGTTAATTGATAGCTTTCCTCTTTGTTTGCAGTGTTGTTCAAGGACAAGGATATGGTATCGTTAAACAAGGAATTGGCAATTAATCCGCATGGATACACTGCTTtcccatcttcttctcgaaGCGGCTTACAATCGCTAACAAGATTGTCAGGATCAATGGCGTGGCCTTTCAGTTGATCAATATCAAATGAAGATACATATTTTCTATGATTTTGGTAGAAGTTGGTTAACTTATAGTAGACGTAAACTGATTTCTTGATGTCATGTGGAATTTCAAACCTTAATAGGCAAGTTTGATCATCACCACTGCTCTCAAGCCTCCATTGAGGCTTTTCTTCTACcttgtttttgaaatgGTATTTAACATACTTCGAGGGAATCTCTTTGTAATCATTTGAAGCTAGTTTATGACACTGGCTGTAGTCAATAGAAAGGTTTTCGACATTATTCACTGTAATTATAAGGCCTATACCAATAGGAGCAAATATCGCGGCTATAACAATCAACAGCGGAAGCACTGATTGTGGAGATAAAATAGGCTGCCACGCCTTCAACCTCTGTTGTCTGAAGGCACTGTTTGGTGGCTTTCTAGACTTTCTTACTGCTGAACCCTCATCAGAGTCTGTATGCTTTCGAGATCTTGAAAATAGTCTTACCATTATTCTAAAAGAGACTACTTTTCTCCGATACCCTAATGCTTACTTTCTGTGATAACTTGTAGTGCAATAAATATGTATTAtttgtattatatatactgAGCATCCGCCTCTCTTTTCATTGTACTTAGTTTGATGTTCTGGTGGCTTTTGCATACTACGCGGCCAGAGGCTGTTAGAACGTAGATGGTTTTAATAGTCATTTTGAACGATTGATATTAAGATCACGAACATTATCGAAGGGTTTTTATAGTACGTTTTAGATACACAAATTAATACACAAGTAGACAGCTAGCTTGTCTACGATTAACTAGAGATAGCATACTTTTGCATGTTCTTGATGATAGTGTGAATTTCTGGCGTACTAGTAACGAATGGTTTCTCAGTCATACTTGGTCCTTCTAACCTTAGTAAATCCATGAATGTCACAACTACACCCCATGGATGAGGTTTGTTTACAATAATTCTCTCTAATAATACTCTCAAGATCACTTCTTGGATAGTTTGTAATTGATCATCTGGCCATTCAGTAGATTGGaacatcaatttcaacGCAAAGTTGAACCAGTGAGTATGAACGTTAGGGTACCTCAATTGATTCACCATGGCTTGGATGACGTGCAACTTAACCTCATCATTTCCATCAGATAGCATTCCGAATAGCAACGTGTAATATGACGATTTAACGTTAAACACAGCATTTTTTGAAGCTCTTTCCACTTCTAAACCAACTTCTACAGCCACATGAGTAACGATGGCGTGTATCAAGCCCACATCAACGCTATTTTCATCGTAACCGATACCATTCTCATATTCGAGTTCTGTCCTGAAGAGTGCTCCGCATATAGTTCTCAAAATTGAAGTAGAAGGAATTCTTAAATAATTGATAACTGGCTTCTTTAACGACTTTAAGTCTTGAGATGGATCATAAAAGACCTTTGGTATGCTG
This genomic interval from Kluyveromyces marxianus DMKU3-1042 DNA, complete genome, chromosome 4 contains the following:
- the UBC1 gene encoding E2 ubiquitin-conjugating protein UBC1, whose translation is MLRSKRILKEIQAVKEDPEAQIELRFVNESDIHHMKGSFIGPRGTPYEGGKFIVDINIPVEYPYKPPQMKFDTKVYHPNISSVTGAICLDILKNAWTPVITLKSALISLQALLQSPEPNDPQDAQVAKHYLSDKKSFDETAALWTRTYATENGTNGSEDINGTSNEEQPDEADLYGIDQELVNQFIGQGFERHSVIEVLKRLNIKSMNLEDNDTANKILEELLKE
- the CDC50 gene encoding CDC50/LEM3 family protein, whose product is MVRLFSRSRKHTDSDEGSAVRKSRKPPNSAFRQQRLKAWQPILSPQSVLPLLIVIAAIFAPIGIGLIITVNNVENLSIDYSQCHKLASNDYKEIPSKYVKYHFKNKVEEKPQWRLESSGDDQTCLLRFEIPHDIKKSVYVYYKLTNFYQNHRKYVSSFDIDQLKGHAIDPDNLVSDCKPLREEDGKAVYPCGLIANSLFNDTISLSLNNTANKEESYQLTNKKIAWSTDRKRYKKTKYKASDIVPPPNWRKRFPDGYTEENLPDISKWEELQVWMRTAGLPKFYKLAAKNENGTLKKGIYETSIGLNYPVQIFGGSKSYILTTNSIVGGRNMSLGIVYLIVAAVAIMFAVIFVIKLVVTPRKMGDHSFLHFAEQDDETVPPASSST